The Urocitellus parryii isolate mUroPar1 chromosome 6, mUroPar1.hap1, whole genome shotgun sequence genome includes a window with the following:
- the Ncoa5 gene encoding nuclear receptor coactivator 5 isoform X1 produces MNTAPSRPSPTRRDPYGFGDSRDTRRDRSPIRGSPRREPRDGRNGRDARDSRDIRDPRDLRDHRDSRDIRDHRDSRSMRDARDMRDLRDFRDLRDSRDFRDHRDPMYDRYRDMRDSREPMYRREGSYDRYLRMDDYCRRKDDSYFDRYRDSFDGRGPPGPESQSRAKERLKREERRREELYRQYFEEIQRRFDAERPVDCSVIVVNKQTKDYAESVGRKVRDLGMVVDLIFLNTEVSLSQALEDVSRGGSPFAIVITQQHQIHRSCTVNIMFGTPQEHRNMPQADAMVLVARNYERYKNECREKEREEIARQAAKMADEAILQERERGGPEEGVRGGHPPAIQSLINLLADNRYLTAEETDKIINYLRERKERLMRSSTDSLPGPISRQPLGPTSGASLKTQPSSQPLQSGQVLPSATPTPAAPPTSQQELQAKILSLFNSGTVAANSSSASPSVAAGSTQNQNFSTAVNNQPQQRSQASGNQPPNILGQAGSARNMGPRPGAPSQGLFGQPSSRLAPASNMASQRPMSSTGINFDNPSVQKALDTLIQSGPALSHLVSQTTAQVGRPQGPMGSYQRHY; encoded by the exons atgaatacgGCTCCATCAAGACCCAGCCCCACACGAAG GGATCCCTATGGCTTTGGAGATAGTCGAGATACAAGGCGTGATCGATCTCCAATCCGAGGAAGTCCAAGGAGAGAACCCCGGGATGGCAGAAATGGCCGGGATGCCCGTGATAGCAGAGACATTCGAGACCCCCGAGACTTGCGGGACCACAGAGACAGCAGAGACATCCGGGATCACAGAGACAGCAGAAGTATGCGCGATGCTCGGGACATGAGGGATCTTAGAGACTTTCGTGACCTAAGAGACTCTAGGGATTTTCGAGATCACCGGGACCCCATGTATGACAGATACAGAGACATGAGAGACTCCCGAGAGCCTATGTACAG GAGAGAAGGCTCTTATGATCGATACCTGCGGATGGATGACTATTGCAGGAGAAAGGATGACTCTTACTTTGACCGTTACAGAGACAGCTTTGATGGACGAGGCCCTCCTGGCCCAGAAAGTCAGTCTCGTGCAAAAG AGCGTTTGAAACGTGAGGAACGGCGTAGAGAAGAGCTTTACCGTCAATATTTTGAGGAAATCCAGAGACGCTTTGATGCCGAGAGACCTGTGGATTGTTCTGTGATTGTGGTCAACAAGCAGACTAA AGATTACGCTGAGTCTGTGGGGCGAAAGGTGAGAGACCTAGGCATGGTGGTGGACTTGATCTTCCTCAACACAGAGGTGTCACTTTCTCAAGCCTTGGAGGATGTTAGCAGGGGAGGGTCTCCTTTTGCTATTGTCATCACTCAGCAACACCAGATTCATCGTTCCTGTACAGTCAACATCATGTTTGGAACCCCACAAG AGCATCGCAACATGCCCCAGGCAGATGCCATGGTACTGGTGGCCAGAAATTATGAGCGCTACAAAAATGAGTGCCGCGAGAAGGAACGTGAAGAGATTGCCAGACAGGCAGCCAAGATGGCTGATGAAGCCATCCTCCAGGAAAGAGAGCGAGGAGGCCCAGAGGAGGGAGTGCGTGGGGGGCACCCTCCTGCCATCCAGAGCCTCATCAACCTGCTGGCAGACAATAGGTACCTCACTGCCGAAGAAACGGACAAGATCATCAACTACCTGCGAGAGCGGAAGGAGCGGCTTATGAGGAGCAGCACCGACTCTCTGCCTG GCCCGATTTCCCGCCAACCACTCGGGCCGACCTCGGGTGCCTCGCTGAAGACACAGCCAAGCTCCCAACCGCTCCAGAGCGGCCAAGTGCTCCCCTCTGCTACACCCACTCCAGCTGCACCCCCCACCTCCCAGCAAGAGCTTCAGGCCAAAATCCTCAGCCTCTTCAATAGTGGCACGGTTGCGGCCAATAGCAGCTCCGCATCCCCCTCAGTTGCTGCCGGAAGCACCCAGAACCAGAATTTTTCCACAGCAGTGAacaaccagcctcagcaaagatcACAGGCCTCTGGCAATCAGCCTCCAAACATTTTGGGACAGGCAGGATCTGCTCGGAACATGGGCCCCAGGCCTGGGGCTCCATCCCAAGGGCTGTTTGGCCAGCCCTCCAGTCGCCTGGCACCTGCTAGCAACATGGCTAGCCAGAGGCCCATGTCATCCACAGGCATCAACTTTGACAATCCAAGTGTACAGAAGGCTCTGGACACTCTGATCCAGAGTGGCCCTGCTCTCTCTCACCTGGTTAGCCAAACCACAGCACAGGTGGGGCGGCCCCAGGGCCCCATGGGATCTTACCAGAGGCATTACTGA
- the Ncoa5 gene encoding nuclear receptor coactivator 5 isoform X2, translating into MNTAPSRPSPTRRDPYGFGDSRDTRRDRSPIRGSPRREPRDGRNGRDARDSRDIRDPRDLRDHRDSRDIRDHRDSRSMRDARDMRDLRDFRDLRDSRDFRDHRDPMYDRYRDMRDSREPMYRREGSYDRYLRMDDYCRRKDDSYFDRYRDSFDGRGPPGPESQSRAKERLKREERRREELYRQYFEEIQRRFDAERPVDCSVIVVNKQTKDYAESVGRKVRDLGMVVDLIFLNTEVSLSQALEDVSRGGSPFAIVITQQHQIHRSCTVNIMFGTPQEHRNMPQADAMVLVARNYERYKNECREKEREEIARQAAKMADEAILQERERGGPEEGVRGGHPPAIQSLINLLADNRYLTAEETDKIINYLRERKERLMRSSTDSLPGELRGRAEARFPANHSGRPRVPR; encoded by the exons atgaatacgGCTCCATCAAGACCCAGCCCCACACGAAG GGATCCCTATGGCTTTGGAGATAGTCGAGATACAAGGCGTGATCGATCTCCAATCCGAGGAAGTCCAAGGAGAGAACCCCGGGATGGCAGAAATGGCCGGGATGCCCGTGATAGCAGAGACATTCGAGACCCCCGAGACTTGCGGGACCACAGAGACAGCAGAGACATCCGGGATCACAGAGACAGCAGAAGTATGCGCGATGCTCGGGACATGAGGGATCTTAGAGACTTTCGTGACCTAAGAGACTCTAGGGATTTTCGAGATCACCGGGACCCCATGTATGACAGATACAGAGACATGAGAGACTCCCGAGAGCCTATGTACAG GAGAGAAGGCTCTTATGATCGATACCTGCGGATGGATGACTATTGCAGGAGAAAGGATGACTCTTACTTTGACCGTTACAGAGACAGCTTTGATGGACGAGGCCCTCCTGGCCCAGAAAGTCAGTCTCGTGCAAAAG AGCGTTTGAAACGTGAGGAACGGCGTAGAGAAGAGCTTTACCGTCAATATTTTGAGGAAATCCAGAGACGCTTTGATGCCGAGAGACCTGTGGATTGTTCTGTGATTGTGGTCAACAAGCAGACTAA AGATTACGCTGAGTCTGTGGGGCGAAAGGTGAGAGACCTAGGCATGGTGGTGGACTTGATCTTCCTCAACACAGAGGTGTCACTTTCTCAAGCCTTGGAGGATGTTAGCAGGGGAGGGTCTCCTTTTGCTATTGTCATCACTCAGCAACACCAGATTCATCGTTCCTGTACAGTCAACATCATGTTTGGAACCCCACAAG AGCATCGCAACATGCCCCAGGCAGATGCCATGGTACTGGTGGCCAGAAATTATGAGCGCTACAAAAATGAGTGCCGCGAGAAGGAACGTGAAGAGATTGCCAGACAGGCAGCCAAGATGGCTGATGAAGCCATCCTCCAGGAAAGAGAGCGAGGAGGCCCAGAGGAGGGAGTGCGTGGGGGGCACCCTCCTGCCATCCAGAGCCTCATCAACCTGCTGGCAGACAATAGGTACCTCACTGCCGAAGAAACGGACAAGATCATCAACTACCTGCGAGAGCGGAAGGAGCGGCTTATGAGGAGCAGCACCGACTCTCTGCCTGGTGAGCTACGTGGCAGGGCCGAG GCCCGATTTCCCGCCAACCACTCGGGCCGACCTCGGGTGCCTCGCTGA